The nucleotide sequence CAGCGACGGCATGCCCGCCGGCCGGTTCGTGTACTGGCGGTCCAACAACAAGAAGTGCAGGTACTACGACAACGACGAGCGGATCTTACTGCTCGACGTAGCCACCATGGAGTGGACGGTCACCGTGGCGCCGTTTCCGGTGGGGTAGTCGTACTGCATCGCCGACTTGGCGGAGCACGGCCGGCTGTGCCTCGTGTCCAGCAAGGAACAAAACCTTCAGCTCTGGGtccgcagcggcagcagcaatgGTGGATGGAGATCTCGCTGTTGGATCAGTTCGGGTACTTGAAGAAGCTGCGGCGTGAGGAGTGGATGAAGAGGGTGCGTGTCCTGGCAGCAAAGGCTGGTTATGTCTACATGGAGTTCTGGTCCATCAGGAAGCCCAATTCCTATCTTCTCGTCCTCAACCTGAACACCATGAAGCTGGACATCATTTGCAACGATGCGGACGAGCCTTTCAGGGGTCCTGCACTTCCATTCTTCTTCCGTTTGGCACCTCTGGCACCAAGCCCGGATGATACCAACGATCTTCACGTTCCATCTGCATCTGCTTGATGGAGTAGTAGGTAATGTTCTGTCTAATTTGTTTGTCAGATTGCTCCGAAACCAAACCTGCTCAACCGGATCAAAGCACTAAGTTCTGgggattttttttagcaaacgCACTGAATTCGGGACTGAGATTTGGTTTCGGAGCTCTATGTTCAAAACTCATTTTCCAAAAGTTATTTGATATTCTTTTAGGGAATGCGCATAGGCAGTCGCACCATTTGTATTAAGAGTTCATAGGAGAGTTTAGATAACATCCAACAACccaaaaaacataaaattattTGATATTTGTCCTGAACCTAATACTCTAATAGTACTTCAGTGCTTGGTTGCTGACGGCTGAGCATGGCATCCCTTTTAGGAGAACAATGCCTGATTTCCTTAGAAATAGTTCTGGCTTCCTCTCTTGGATGACTTCGGTGTGTAGATGTAGTTACGACACTAGGCAGGCGTCAGGCCCCATACATTGTCTTACGACTTTACGGAGACCTGTCTATTTGGCGGCTAAGAAATACGGAGTAAGATGCCAATTGAACATAAATTGCCTTCAAATATTAGTCTGACGCTTTACGAATTCATTTTCTTCTTATAGTCATGGAACATTTTGCTTTGACAGGTGGACAGCGATAAAGTCGTGGCTGGCTTCGTCCTGCGGTCGAAAGAGTGAATGCTATATATCTTCTGGAATTTAGCTGGCATATACGTCCATTGATCTTTTGGTTTCGGTCTGTTGGATAGGGTAGTGTTGGCTTAATGTTGTCTAATCTTTTGGCTATTAGATGGAGAACTGTTAGCTGTCTTGTTAAGTTGGTAACCCCAGCCTTTTATGTTGCCTTAAAACTCCTATTCAGCTTTCAATAGAAGCTGGGGTGATATCCCTTTATCAAAAAAGGAAGTGCTTAACCATTTCACTTTTATGATTGGATAACATTTGGCAACTAGTTCCATCTTCTCTTTGGGGATTAGCTTGTCCAAGCAATGATCAACGTATTTGAAAGTATTCAGTTTTGCTAGCTTGTGGCTATGGTAAAAGAGAATTTCTATGATATGCCGTCAACAAAGACTAGTCCCTTTTGTTCCATCTATGCAAGTGCACCGTTAAATGCCCTTATGTGCTTGGAAATGTTCAATCAGTGTTGTGAGTGTAAGACAACTGTCAAATGTTCAGGCACTGAGCTGAGCAGCAGGTAATTGATTTTTTGTCTAGGTTATAGGTTAAAAGTTCAGTTCGTAGTCTTTAGTTGGCCGcaacagaatttttttttaacagaacACATTTCAGCTCTGTTGGTTTTAACGAATATACCTGCTTAACTTGTTTGATATGCCCAACAGAAAATACTGACATGTTACAATCATTTTTGCGTTTTCTTGCAAGTTGCAAATAGTTCAGCATAATTAAGCTAGTACCATTTTGACAAGGAAGCGCACTTGACAAAATTTGGGCTTATCTGTCTTTAGAAACAATTTTGTAGTCTGAAACTTGCGTGGAATTGACAGCCATCACACCGTGCAGTCGCGCCAGGAAAGTTGCATAAACATCCAGCCCATTTTATTGCAAAAACACCATCCAGCCCATTTTAACACTGCTAGAGCGAAATTGCTACCCCCACTCTTCCCTTTTGTCTTCCCACTTCGAACTATCCTAAGAAGCTGCTCAAGTCGGACTCAGCTTATAGCCACGTGTGGAGCGCGACCTGTCTGGTATAGTGGACTACAATCCATACATAAAGGAATAAGCCGTGTCAACGACTCACATGAGTTAGGTGGTGTTTTTTTGGGGGATAAGCCTATTTTACACCTCTCAAATATTACGTTTATCTAAAACACATCCTCCAACTTTAAAATCGGATATCCAACACCCTTCAACTGTTTAACATTTCAATTTACTCCCATCATCTAAACTAGGTGGTTTTTACTGATGTGGTAATTCAGTCAGCAAAATAATATAGAACTGTGGAACCTATTTGTCAGACCAagccttctctttctctcttcctttctcaatctctcctctccctcatgaCGCACGGGATTACAATACGAGTGCCGCCAGCTTGGCACCAAAAGCCTCCCTGTGGTCTGGAGGGTTGCCAACGTGCTCCTTCTCGACGACCGCCAGAGTTGGAATCCTCCCGAGGGATACCGCCGTCCAAAAAGAAAGATGGATTTAGCAAGCTTGAGCTCGAGGCCACCCTGTTGACACAGTCTTCTCCAACATCAGCAAGGGAGGGCACTGTATTTGGGACTCAGGGATCGAGCGCCATGCCCTATTGATCCCGTCTTCTCCGACCTCGACAGCCATGCCTCGAGCCCACCGTGTCGTGACAGTGCGACTAGGGCCCAGTGTCGGGGTAGCCATCCAGACCCTACCTACATCACCGCCCCGTCGATCTCGACACCAACGCCGGATCTACGCCACCACGCCGTCGGCACCACATCCCTGTCCTCTTCTCCGCCTTTGGTTCCTTGTCTCTGACTAGAGGCATTGACGATTGGGCCGAAGTCATCTTCTCCGTTGTGGCCACGGAACCCCTCCATGGTCGCTTGTCGCTGCCTCTACCTCGTCCTCTGCTGATTTCAACCCATCGTCGCTCGATCACACAacaggagagaggagggagggagctcAACGGGGatggaggaagggaggaggcggaggacgaGGGGAGAGAGAGCTTGCTAGGAGCTGTTGCTCGTGTATTATGGAGCTTgtcgagagagggaggagaggggagggtggGGCGGGGGGGAGGAATAGAGAGCATGGGACTAACTAGTGGGATCGCATATTGACGTGGACTACTTGTTGAGGTGGCATCCATCGTGGCTTCCAATTATACCAAAAATAGCCCCAAAAATCATGCTAGGGTGTAAAATATACGATATTGGTAGTTTAGGAGTGACATATACCCGGTTTCGCAGTTTAGAGAACACAAAAGTAGAGGGGGAATAAAATGTACTTAtcaattttttaaacaaaattaatGAGTAATAGGGTGAACCGTGATAATTGGGATAGTTTATGCAACTTTGAAAAACGAACCCGAATATTCTCAACGATATTATTTTCAACAAAAATAAACTGCAGTCGAGCATGTATACATGGCTCAGACCAAACATCAGTTATTTTATATCTaaatcttgattttttttctagaaaaaaagcggactaaaaaaaacatgattaataaaaTAACTAGCCGTTAACGCCTTCAATTCCAGAATCCCCATCCCAAACGTCTCAAAACCTCGTCAAGAACCTGAAACCAAAAATTCTCTCTCGCCTCGCGCGAAATCTCCCGTCGATCCACCGCGGGGACAAGCTCTAGATCTCTCTCCTACGATCCACCACGCGGAGAagctctcgatctctctccttcGATCGATAGTTTCGTCGCGCTAAGTCGGTGGTGATCTGATCTCCGCGTTCTTTCGGGGGAGTTTCTTGCTAGGTTTTTCTGGGCCGAGCTCGCCCATGGAGGCGCCGGGCTCCGGCTCGGTCCCAACGGCGAAGCGCCGCCGGCTCGTGCCACGGCCTCCGCCGGTGCCGCTTGAGGTGGCCGGCGCGAGGGGGCCGTACATGCCGCCGCTATGTATTAAATCCAAGAACCCGTCCGCGAAATGCTACGTGAGTTGCTGCAAATGACTCCCCTTTTCTTAGCTTCTTCCCCCAAGTTGAATTCTTGGATGGATTTCCGTCCGCTCGTTCGGGCCTGATGGAATGTGTGGAAGGAATCCGTTGATGCCGCAATTATGGATGTTTTAGGACTTAGGAGGTTCTCGATGTCGTTCTTGATAATCCGAGAGATAGATTTGCTCTGactcaattttagatgattCGCTGATTCTTGATGTCTGCAGAGCCAATTATATTGGTCTTTGTTGGCTTGTTTTAGATGTTGAAATTTTGTAGAGGAATCTGTGATCCGTGCCCCAATCCTGGAATGAGGAAATGTTAATGATGTGGGAATATAATTGATCATGCATGATTCTTTTTAGAGTGCAAAAGAAATTCGAAATCTTGGTGATTTTGTCCTATACTCAATCTGTTTTTTGGCCAAAAATTTTGTCAAAAGAAAATAGTCAGTGTAACTTGTTCAGAACCAAGTTCATTCGTCAGTTGCATCAATATTCATCATCAATGTTCGAAGAAACCTAGCACAATAGTCGAGTGGAAGACAATGCCAAGTTTGCCAACATTAGTTACATAATCCATGCCAAGCATAAATCACAGAATCTAGATAACCTTTAGTAATCGATATTATTCCTGGACCTCAATAATATGTTTTTGAAGTAATATACTGAATACGCTGTTCTTTTGTTAAACATGACAGTGAGAATTGCTCGTAGGTCCCAATCCTGATTTTCCTTTGTATTCCTCAATTTTGGGGTTGTCCTTTCACATAAAAATCGGTATGAATCAGTCCAGTGTTCTGTTAAGCTTTTTTGTGGACAAATCGATTGTGTGCAATAAAAAAACAGGTACAAACTGTTCTTGATGTTTTGACACCAACAGTATTTCTCTTCAGTGAAGTACTGAAATTTTCAGTCATGTAGGAATTGTTTTCTTCTTGTGTCACAAATTCAATCTTGTCTCTTCAATATTTGAACTTTCAACATAGTAATCATTGAAGTATAGTTGATAGTGCAATGGTGCTTAGACTTGTGACTAGTGTTATTATTTTGTATTAGATCTTCAAAGTGGTAAGATGACtaatttgtatttctatatttatGGTGACAGGGTGACAGATTCATACCTGATAGGTCAGCAATGGACATGGATATGGCATATTTCCTCCTGACAGAACCTAAGAAGGAGAAGGAAAATACTGACATGCTATCACCAGCTGAAGAAGCTTACAAGAGGCTTCTTGCCGAGAAACTCCTGAACAACAGAAGCCGGATTCTTGCATTCAGGAACAAACCACCAGAACCTGAAGGAATTGTGCAACAGCTATTATATGAAACTTTGACTTCCAGTCAGACAAAGCCTGCTAGGAAGTGTAGACACATACCCCAGGTATGCAAATTAATTTGTTGCTTCAAAcatatttttaggattttttttaatatacatcATTCTTAGCTTAGCTTAAATTTTCAGTCTTCTGAGAGGACGTTAGATGCCCCTGGGATTGTTGATGACTTCTATCTTAACATATTGGACTGGGGATGCAAAAATGTGATGTCCATTGCGCTTGGGAACACCTTGTACCTCTGGAATTCAGCTGATGGATCTATTATGGACCTTGTAACAATTGACGAAGATGATGGTCCCATCACTAGTGTTAGCTGGTCTTGTGATGGGCAGTGGATTGCCGTTGGCCTCAACTCTTCTGACATTCAGCTGTGGGACACCAGCTCTAATCGCATGGTCAGTTATCTAGAGTTCTAGACACTTGCTCTGTATTGTAAGCAGATTAACTTGTACTGATAGATATGCATATGTATAAATGTGGCAGCTGAGAACACTTCATGGTGTACACCAATCAAGGGTTGGTTCACTGGCCTGGAACAAGAACATACTGACAACTGGTGGAATGGATGGAAACATTGTAAACAATGATGTCAGGATGAGATCCCATGTTGTTCATATATATCGAGGGCATGAGGATGAGGTATGTGGGTTGAGATGGTCAGGAAGTGGCCAGCAATTGGCAAGTGGTGGCAACGACAACCTGGTGCACATATGGGATGTATCAATGGCATCTTCTAATCTATCTCTAGGTCATAACCGGTGGCTTCATAGATTTGGCGATCATTTAGCTGCAGTGAAGGCCCTTGCATGGTGTCCGTTCCAGAGCAATTTGCTTgcatctggtggtggtggagatgaTCGGTGCATCAGGTTTTGGAATACACACACTGGTTTATGTTTGAATTCTGTTGATACTGGATCACAGGTGTGCGGACTACTCTGGAATAAGAATGAAAAGGAGCTGCTAAGTGCTCACGGATATGTACAGAATTCACTTGCATTGTGGAAATACCCTTCAATGGTTAAATTGGCAGAACTTGAAGACCACACTGCTCGTGTTCTTTGCCTG is from Oryza sativa Japonica Group chromosome 9, ASM3414082v1 and encodes:
- the LOC4346480 gene encoding cell division cycle 20.2, cofactor of APC complex isoform X2, which encodes MEAPGSGSVPTAKRRRLVPRPPPVPLEVAGARGPYMPPLCIKSKNPSAKCYGDRFIPDRSAMDMDMAYFLLTEPKKEKENTDMLSPAEEAYKRLLAEKLLNNRSRILAFRNKPPEPEGIVQQLLYETLTSSQTKPARKCRHIPQSSERTLDAPGIVDDFYLNILDWGCKNVMSIALGNTLYLWNSADGSIMDLVTIDEDDGPITSVSWSCDGQWIAVGLNSSDIQLWDTSSNRMLRTLHGVHQSRVGSLAWNKNILTTGGMDGNIVNNDVRMRSHVVHIYRGHEDEVCGLRWSGSGQQLASGGNDNLVHIWDVSMASSNLSLGHNRWLHRFGDHLAAVKALAWCPFQSNLLASGGGGDDRCIRFWNTHTGLCLNSVDTGSQVCGLLWNKNEKELLSAHGYVQNSLALWKYPSMVKLAELEDHTARVLCLAQSPDGFTVASVAADETLRLWKIFETSEDAKPVFKTVNTGMFNSFSHIR
- the LOC4346480 gene encoding cell division cycle 20.2, cofactor of APC complex isoform X1 — translated: MEAPGSGSVPTAKRRRLVPRPPPVPLEVAGARGPYMPPLCIKSKNPSAKCYGDRFIPDRSAMDMDMAYFLLTEPKKEKENTDMLSPAEEAYKRLLAEKLLNNRSRILAFRNKPPEPEGIVQQLLYETLTSSQTKPARKCRHIPQSSERTLDAPGIVDDFYLNILDWGCKNVMSIALGNTLYLWNSADGSIMDLVTIDEDDGPITSVSWSCDGQWIAVGLNSSDIQLWDTSSNRMLRTLHGVHQSRVGSLAWNKNILTTGGMDGNIVNNDVRMRSHVVHIYRGHEDEVCGLRWSGSGQQLASGGNDNLVHIWDVSMASSNLSLGHNRWLHRFGDHLAAVKALAWCPFQSNLLASGGGGDDRCIRFWNTHTGLCLNSVDTGSQNSLALWKYPSMVKLAELEDHTARVLCLAQSPDGFTVASVAADETLRLWKIFETSEDAKPVFKTFVLVFQDNVRVGPWGTDCSYFQDLIALVVTMVTGTKGGELDMPELHVYIYVSFFFASG